Genomic segment of Seriola aureovittata isolate HTS-2021-v1 ecotype China chromosome 1, ASM2101889v1, whole genome shotgun sequence:
GTACACGTTGATTTCGTAATGACAAGCTGCTGTGCAGAAGATGTCCACGCTGTCTGTGACTGATATCCCAGATGTTGGTCATGGTAAGAGGAACAACAGCTTTCACAAGTGTTTGTCCACAGggtccagttctctcagcaCAGCTCATCTATCTTCAGCCTCCTTTTTATTCCAGGAGCTTTATGTCGCATGTGTAGAAAGGTAAACGGTGTGTTGAACAATGATACGAGGCGGCTGAATGTGTTTGCGTCTCCTCTGTCAGATGAGAGTAAGGTGTTTGATGGggcctctgagctgcagctggactGCATGGTTGAGGAGAGCAGTGGAAGCGCCACAGTGAAGCACGGCGGCCTCCTGTCGCTCGCTGACCTCTCCCAGCCGGACGACTTCCACGCCCCCCCCCACAATGGCCCTTCACTGACCGAGATGAGCAGCCCTCTGCCGGTAGAGCCGAACGACATCAAGCTGGATCCAGCTGCAGGTGACACATCTGCCAGCATAGGTGAGAGCACTTACTTTAAATAGCTTCAATTCACAGAACTGACATTAAATTTGAATCCTTGTTGTATTGAAGCCTTTAAATCGTTAAAATTCCTTTTAATAAGCTGAattaaaaaaggtaaatatataaaccaaactaaaatatatcatttttacaatCTGTGTCTCGTTATGAATCTGGAAAAACCgtttagaaaaacaacaacattagaGCAGGAATGGATAAAATGAGTCCAGAAGACTtttctgatttctgtttttacctCATGTTGATTCACTAAACAGTGAAACGGTGATCGTCACATTTTAAGGAAGTGTATTTTCGCTCACACTCCCCACCTGATAGACCGGTCTGAAGCTCCAGTCTCttacagtggtgtgtgtttctttaatcTGTCTGTGTGCTCGGACTGGTGGGACAACTTCCACAGACTAGACTAACCagtatttctttctcttcctaATCTCAGACGTGTTTTGccctattttttattttttttaattccactATCTTGGACGAGCTCATTTTAGCTTAAACCTCCCTCGTATCTGCACAATGAAGTTTTCTACATCTACTGtaatatttcaataaatgtGCTACACATGTACAACCTAATGCTGCTTTATTATCCTATGTACACAAACAATGGTGAACACAAAAAATAGAGTTGAATCAACATGtcagacacattttcagtttattccTGAACCGTAATTGTTCAAACTACTTCATATTGCTCAtcacctcttcttctttttccacatGTGTAGATGGTCAGCCGGTGAAGAGAAAGAAGGGGCCCGCCCCGAAGATGCTGGGCAACGAGGTGTGCAGTGTATGTGGCGACAAGGCCTCTGGTTTCCACTACAACGTGTTGAGCTGTGAGGGCTGCAAGGGCTTCTTCCGCCGCAGCGTCATTAAAAGTGCCCAGTACTCCTGCAAGAACAACGGCCGCTGCGAGATGGACATGTACATGCGGAGGAAGTGCCAGCAGTGCCGCCTGCGCAAGTGTCGGGAGGCGGGCATGCTGGAGCAGTGTGAGTGTGGCGTGAATCGGAGATGTAGAACGCTTTGATTCCGCTGTAGGTTTGTGTTAACTACAGGGAGTGAGCTTTCACATCTGCTCTGACCCATAGGCGTTCTCTCTGAGGAACAAATCAGActaaagaagatgaagaagcagcaggaggaggaaacggCCCGCACGTCCACAGTGGTCACCCCCACGCCTCCGCAGGAAGTGGCCACGCTGGacccacagcagcaggagatgaTTGAGAAGCTGGTGGCCATGCAGAAACAATGCAACAAGAGATCGTTCCTCGACCGACCAAAAGTGACGGTAAGTGAACGTCTCAGGGGAAAGATCTGGGGTTTGTTCTCGACCAGTTAATTGTCCCGTGTGTGATATTAACCATcggttttatttgtttactccATAGCCTCAGTAAGCTTACTTCAACATACGGCCTTAGAAATCAGAGATGAATACCTTCAAATACaaatgataaaagaaataataaaacgGTTGTGTGTGGCTGTTATTCTGCCGCGACATCAGCAGAGAAAATACAGCTGCTTGATTTGGATCCAGGTTTGACCTGTTTCCTGCTGTGCTGCTTTGCTGTTTTGAAAACGTATCAGTGAAATGttgaatgtaaatgtgactgtgtgactgtgtgtgtgtgtgtgtgtgtgtgtgtgcgtgcgtgtgtgcgtgtgtgcgcgaCAGCCGTGGCCACAGAGTCAGGACTTGCAGAACCGAGAGGTGCGTCAGCAGCGGTTCGCCCACTTCACTGAGCTAGCGATCATGTCGGTGCAGGAGATTGTGGATTTCGCGAAGCAGCTTCCTGGTTTCCTGGAGCTCACGAGGGAAGACCAGATCGCTCTACTGAAGACGTCGACCATCGAGGTCTGTCGCCGTTCACCGTGAAATATCATTTCTGTCGCgctgattttgaaaaaaatcactgatgtaaaagaaaaagagactcATTTCAAAATACTGTTCATAGCTCTTTGCAGTTTTATCATACAACATGTAAAATAAgttatttataaatgtaataatcaATAGCCCTGATAGACACTCTACTTCTCAGTGATGTGGTTGTGTAAAGTTGCCACCAGCATCATATTTCTCAccgacacgtgtgtgtgttcctcagatcatgctgctggagacgtcccGGCGCTACAACCCTGCTATTGATAGCATCACATTTCTGAAGGATTTCAGCTACAATAAGGAGGATTTTGCCAAAGCAGGTGCGTTTTCTCATCTGAAATGTTTAtaggaaatataaatattaagtATTGCTTAAGCTGATTGCTTGTATTCAATCTGTTTTATattctataaaaaataaaaatgtatgagcAGCTTTCACCAGTTTTTGCTTATTTTGACTTTGAAGAGTTTGTTGAAACTAGTCATGGCAAAAAAGACGTGTTTGATtcattatataatttatttatcaagAGAAATATTTGTTGCTCTTACTTCAGTTTGCGATAATTACAGTCCCTCTGCTAACAGTGTATTATTGCACCACGTTTCCTTCTTTAACGTGACTTtgtttccccctccctctctctgctctcaccaCCTCAGGGCTTCAGTTTGAGTTCATTAACCCCATCTTTGAGTTTTCAAAAGGAATGAATGACCTGCATCTGGACGAGGCCGAATATGCTCTGCTCATTGCCATCAACATCTTCTCCGCAGGTCAGATTTCATAAACTACAAAACCTGCAGGGACTCCTCAGTATCTAAaacattattcacattttacCCCAGAAGAATCAgacaatgtgaaataaaaagagattaACAGgtgacttgtttgttttgttcggTAAACTTTGTTTAGATCGGCCGAACGTGCAGGATCACGATCTGGTGGAGAGGCTACAGCAGCCCTATGTGGACGCACTGCGCTCTTACATCATGATAAAGAGACCAAATGTAAGTGCCCGGTGTTTACGtaacctctcctctcctgaccAGCAGTATGTCAGCATAACCTGGTTGCCGTCATCACAACAAGCACATTGGGTCAGGGCTACATGTTGTTGTTCAGACTGGTGCGGCGTCTCAAACAGTGACCAGAGCTGTTGTGTGTCAGGGGAGAAAGCAGAACATGGGAAACTGCTCcgacttttttttatttaccttttttaacagttttttatttttcttttgttgcacTGGTTTCCTCAGGATCACCTGATGTTCCCTCGGATGCTGATGAAGCTGGTGAGCCTTCGTACACTAAGCAGCGTCCACTCGGAGCAGGTCTTCGCCCTCCGCCTCCAGGACAAGAAGCTCCCGCCGCTGCTCTCTGAAATCTGGGACGTCAACGAGTGACTGCGAGCCTGACGTCCCGCCCTCTGTGGCTTTGTAAAGTCGGAGACGGACACG
This window contains:
- the nr1h3 gene encoding oxysterols receptor LXR-alpha; protein product: MSTLSVTDIPDVGHDESKVFDGASELQLDCMVEESSGSATVKHGGLLSLADLSQPDDFHAPPHNGPSLTEMSSPLPVEPNDIKLDPAAGDTSASIDGQPVKRKKGPAPKMLGNEVCSVCGDKASGFHYNVLSCEGCKGFFRRSVIKSAQYSCKNNGRCEMDMYMRRKCQQCRLRKCREAGMLEQCVLSEEQIRLKKMKKQQEEETARTSTVVTPTPPQEVATLDPQQQEMIEKLVAMQKQCNKRSFLDRPKVTPWPQSQDLQNREVRQQRFAHFTELAIMSVQEIVDFAKQLPGFLELTREDQIALLKTSTIEIMLLETSRRYNPAIDSITFLKDFSYNKEDFAKAGLQFEFINPIFEFSKGMNDLHLDEAEYALLIAINIFSADRPNVQDHDLVERLQQPYVDALRSYIMIKRPNDHLMFPRMLMKLVSLRTLSSVHSEQVFALRLQDKKLPPLLSEIWDVNE